A section of the Citrobacter farmeri genome encodes:
- a CDS encoding PadR family transcriptional regulator — protein sequence MRHHQEGCCKGEGHHHGGCEHRHGRGGGRRQRFFGHGELRLVILDILSREASHGYELIKAIENLTQGNYTPSPGVIYPTLDFLQDQAFITISEEDGGRKKITITDGGAQWLEENREHLGHIQERVNARNVGFELRKNPQMKRALENFKAVLDLRVNQGDISDAQLKKIIGVIDRAALEITQLD from the coding sequence ATGCGACATCATCAGGAAGGTTGCTGTAAAGGCGAAGGGCATCATCACGGCGGTTGCGAACATCGTCACGGCAGAGGCGGCGGACGGCGTCAGCGCTTTTTTGGTCATGGGGAGCTGCGTCTGGTGATTCTGGACATTCTTTCTCGCGAGGCCAGCCACGGCTATGAGCTGATCAAAGCCATCGAGAATCTGACGCAGGGCAACTATACGCCGAGTCCTGGCGTGATCTATCCAACCCTGGATTTCCTCCAGGATCAGGCCTTTATTACGATAAGCGAAGAGGATGGCGGACGTAAAAAAATCACTATTACCGACGGCGGCGCACAGTGGCTGGAGGAGAATCGTGAACATCTCGGTCACATCCAGGAACGCGTTAACGCACGCAATGTTGGATTTGAGTTGCGTAAGAACCCGCAGATGAAGCGAGCGCTGGAAAACTTCAAAGCGGTGTTGGATCTGAGGGTCAACCAGGGTGACATCAGCGACGCGCAGCTTAAAAAGATCATTGGCGTGATCGACCGCGCGGCGCTGGAAATCACTCAGCTTGATTAA